TGCATGAAGCGGTCGGCCATGGGCTGGAGGGCGATTTCAACCGCAAGGGTAGCTCTGCTTTCAGCGGCAGGCTCGGCCAGCGCGTTGCCGCCAAGGGGGTTACCGTCATCGACGACGGCACGATTACCGACCGTCGTGGCTCGCTGAACATCGACGATGAAGGCAACACCACCCAACGCACCGTATTGATCGAAGATGGCATCCTCAAAGGCTTCATGCAAGACAGCCTGAACGCCCGTTTAATGGGCGTTGCCCCGACCGGCAATGGCCGTCGCGAATCCTTTGCCCATCTGCCGTTGCCGCGCATGACCAACACCATGATGCTGGCCGGTGAGCACGATCCGGCGGAAATCATCAAATCGGTCAAGAAGGGTATTTACGCGGCCAACTTCGGCGGCGGTCAGGTCGATATCACCAGCGGCAAGTTCGTGTTTTCGATGAGCGAGGCCTACCTGATCGAAGACGGCAAGGTGACGCGCCCGATCAAGGGCGCGACGCTGATCGGCAACGGGCCGGATGCACTGACCCGCGTCTCGATGATCGGCAACGATCTGAAGCTCGACCCCGGGGTTGGTACTTGCGGCAAGGATGGCCAGAGCGTGCCGGTCGGTGTTGGCCAGCCAACCTTGCGCATTGATGGACTGACGGTGGGCGGCACTGCATAATCGTCAATAATCCTCTGTTCGAAGGTGTTGTCATGAGAGTCTTTCTGGCTGTGCTTGGGTTTTTGATGATGAACGCCTCGGCACAGGGGCAGGCGTCGTTGCCTGAACGTTTGAAGGCCATGCAGGGCGACCCGGTCGCCCTGAAAACGGCGGTTGAAGCGGGCAAGAAGGCATCCTTCTTTTGTGCCAATTGCCACGGCGAAGACGGCATCAGCAAAACGCCGGATGTGCCTAACCTGGCCGGGCAGAACCCGGCCTATCTGCTGGAGCAGATGCGAAAATTTGCGGTGGGCGAGCGCAAGGATCCGTTCATGCAAGGTTTGATCAAGGTGCTCAAGGATGATGAGCGCCTGCAAATTGCGCTTTACTACGCCAACAATCCCGTAGCGCCAAGCCACGCTGATGCCGGGCTGGCTGCCCGCGGCAAGCTCTTGTTTGACAAACTGTGTATGCGTTGTCATGGCCAACAGGCGCATGGGGGCGAGCTTTATCCGCGTATCGCCGGCCAGAAGTTGCCCTACCTGCAAGCTTCAATCACGCGTTATCGAGACAGGACAGGGGTTCGCAACAATCAGCTGATGAGCATTGCCACGGCTACGCTGAAAAATGAAGAGATTGTTGCGATCGCCAACTATCTGACCCAGCTTCCCTGATCGTTAATCGTTACGTCACAGTGTTGATTTTTGTCACCTTCAGACAGTAATCTCCCGGGTTTGTCTTTTGGGCTCGCCTTGAGCCGCCATGGGAGGCCGTTTGAAATCAGTTCTGAGCGCGATGCTCATGTTTTGCCTTGTGCTCACCGGCAACCAAGCCTGGGCCCAGATCAATGACATCAATGCCGCGATCAACAAGGCCGGGCGACAGCGGATGTTGTCGCAACGCATGGCCAAGTCTTATTTTCAAATTGGCCAGAAAATTGACGTTGACCGTAGCAAAAAGGTGCTGGACAGCTCCGTGGCTGCATTCGACCGCCAGCTGGGCGAATTGAAGGCTTACGCGCCATCGCCGGAGATCAAGGACGCCTATCAGGCACTTGAGAAGTCATGGCTGGCTTATAAGGGTTTACTGGTGGGGCCGATATCGCCCGAAAACGGGCGAAAGGTGCTGCTCATGTCGGACGAGGTTCTGGGTCTTGCGCAACAAGGCACGGTCCTGCTTGAAAAGAAGTCGGGCACCAGTGCCGGGCATCTGGTCAATCTTTCCGGGCGTCAGCGCATGTTGTCGCAACGCATGGCGAAGTATTACCAAGCGGCTGCATGGGGCATTGCAACCGAGCGGGATACAGGCAATCTGGATCGGGCACGCAAGGATTTTGTCGATGCGCAAGCAGAGTTGTCGGCGGCACGCGTCAATACTCAGCAGATTACGGAGGGGCTGGCATTGGTCAACCAGCAATGGATGTTCTTTGACAATGCCCTGGGGCAAAAAAGCGGGGTAGACATGCGGCCGCAACAGGTAGTGGCAACGACCAGCGAGCGCATGCTGGAAGAAATGGAGCTGGTCGTCGATCTCTACGAGAAATTGCCCAGATAGCTAGAAGAGGCTGAGTTGCCGATCATTCGCCGGGATTTCTGGCGCTGAAAACAAGGTGCAATCCAGACTGGGCCCTTCCAGCGCCAGTTCAAGGCGTCGGCAGGCCAGCGCAAAGCGCTGCTGGATCAGCTTGGCAAAATGGCCGAGGCCAGTCATCCGGCTGCCAAAGTTCGGGTCATTGGCGCGCTGGCCGCGTAAATCGTAAAGGATGGACATGACTCGCGCAGCCTTCTCGGGCGCATGCCAGGCCAGCCAGTCGCGGAACAGGCCGGCCACTTCGTGAGGCAGACGCAATAGCGTGTAGCTGGCGCTGCTTGCCCCATGTTCGCGGCCGGCAGTGAGCAGTTTTTCCAGCTCGTGATCGTTGATCCCGGGTATGAGCGGGGCAACAAATATGGACACCGGTATACCCGCTGCCGCCAGTTTTGACATCGCGTCCAGGCGGGCTTGCGGTGCGCTGGCGCGCGGCTCCAGCTGGCGCGCCAGTGTGCCGTTCAGGGTGGTCAGGGAGAAAGCGACATGCGCCAGATTCTGCCGGGCAAGCTCCGACCATAAATCCAGATCACGCACGATCAACGACGATTTGGTAATGACGCTGACCGGATGACGGGTTTCGAGCAGCACTTCCAGCACGGCACGGCTTAGCCGCTCCTTGCGCTCGAAGGGCTGGTAGGCATCGGTCGCGCTGCCCAGGGCAATCGTCGAGCAGCGATAGCCGGGCCGCGCCAGCTCGTCGCGCAGCAGTCGGGCCGTCTCCGGTTTGGCAAAAATCCGGGTTTCAAAATCAAGCCCCGGCGATAGCCCAAGATAGGCATGCGCGGGCCGTGCATAACAATAAATGCAACCGTGTTCACAGCCGCGATAGGGATTCAGTGATTGCTCGAAAGGCAGATCCGGAGAGTCGTTATGGCTGATGATGCTCTTTGCCGTGTCCGTCTGCAGTGTGGTTTGCTGCAACGATGCTTGCTCCGGCGTCCACCCGTCATCCTCGGCGTGACGGCTGTCGCTGCTGAAACGATGATCGACGTTGCCTATCGCCCCGCGCCCTTTGACAGGGCGTGGCGGAATTTCCCGAGAAGGGGACGAGTCGAAATCTTCCATGGTCATCCGGTAGAATGCCGCTTTTTCAAGCATTAATAAATGGGGCCGGGTATGACGCAGCAAAATTCTCCAATGGGCAAACCAAATACTGATGACCTGCGTATCAAGGAAATCAAGGAGCTGGTGCCGCCGGCCCACGTTTTCCGTGAATATCCGGTATCCACCCGTGCCGCACAAACCACATTTGCTGCCCGTCAGGCCATTCATCGTGTCCTGCATGGTGCCGATGATCGACTGCTTGTAGTGATTGGTCCCTGCTCGATTCACGATTACGACCTGGCCATGGATTACGCCAGGAAGCTGGCCAAGGAGGCTGAAAAGCACGCCGAGGACCTCATCGTGGTCATGCGCGTCTATTTCGAAAAGCCGAGAACCACAGTCGGCTGGAAAGGGCTGATCAACGATCCGCGCATGGACAACACCTTCCGAATCAACGAGGGCCTGCGCCTGGCTCGCCGCTTGTTGCTTGATATCAACGAGCTGGATCTGCCCTGTGCCACAGAATTCCTTGACACCATCACGCCGCAATACACAGCTGACCTGATCGCCTGGGGCGCCATTGGCGCCCGCACCACCGAGTCACAGGTGCACCGTGAGCTGGCCTCCGGTTTGTCGTGCCCGGTGGGCTTCAAGAACGGCACTGATGGCAACATGCGTATTGCGGTCGACGCCATTCGCTCGGCCAACTCGCCGCACCACTTCCTCTCGGTGACCAAGTCCGGCCATACGGCCATTGTTTCGACCGTTGGCAACGAGGATTGCCATGTGATTCTGCGTGGTGGCAAGGAGCCTAATTACGATGCGGCCAGCGTCGAGGCAGCCAGTGCCGAGATCGCCAAATCGGGCCTTGCCGCCCGATTGATGGTGGATTTCTCCCATGGCAATAGCCGCAAGCAATTCAAGCTGCAAATGGAAGTCAGCGAAAACGTCGCTGCGCAGCTGGCCGGCGGTGAAGACCGTATTGTGGGCGTCATGGTCGAATCCCACCTCGTCGAGGGCCGTCAGGATATTTCGCCAGACAAGCCGCTGACCTACGGGCAGAGCGTCACCGACGCCTGTATTGGCTGGGATGACAGCCTGACTGTGCTGGAGCAGCTGGCGGCAGCCGTCAGGGCGCGTCGCGTGGCTGAAGCGGCACAGTAATCAATGCATTTCCGGCCTGCCGTAGCGCAGGCAGGAGTGATATGGCAGTACTCCTGCCCGTGAAGGGAAGTCCATGCGTGGGTTGATGCCGACGTTCAGCATCGTGCGTCGCAGCCAGTCGATCAAGGCTGTCGTGTTGCTGTCGTGCGTGATGATCCTTGCAGTCCTGCTTGGTAGCGCGTTTCTGCTGTTTGATTTGCACAACAGAGAGCTGACGCATGCCAAGGGGGAGATCGCGAGCCTGAGCCGGATTCTCTCCGAGCAAACGACCCGTGCTTTTGATGGCGTTTCGTTGTCAATGCGAGGGGCGCGGGAGCGGCTATCGGATGACTTCGGGCGCCATCTTGAACTGGACAGCGCGCCAGTTCGCCTCTTGCTCCAGTCGCGCGTTGGTGGATTGCCCCAAGCGAAATCGATGTTTCTGGTAGATCGCGACGGCATGGTGGTCAACTCATCCAGAAAGGATTTCTCATCTCCATTCTCCGTTGCGCAGCGGACTTTCTTCAGTCATTTTGCTCAAAATAGTGACGATGAATTGTTTATTTCACGCCCGGAGCAAGCGCATATCGACAATCAGTGGACCTTTTACCTCGGCATACGACTTCTCGATCCCTCCGGGAAATTCAGAGGCGTGCTGGTTGCTGCGATAAATGTCGATTATTTTGAATCACTATATGAAAGCATCAATCTCGATTTCGTCAGTCGCATCCTGTTGCTGAATAGGGACGGGATTTTGATGGCGGGTCAGCATCACGGCCATTCCGGGCTTGGAGAGTCCTTCATTGACCCCGTTGAGCTTGAGCAAATCAGGGCCGAAGCCCGAAGCGAATTTGTAATGAGCACACCAGGGGACGGAGATGGGCGATGGTTGGTTGCCTACCATCTGGTGAGCGATTACCCGCTCATGGTGTCACCGGCAGTGAACGAAGAGGATGCACTCATACCATGGCGCCGGGTGGCGTTGCCTATTGCAGTTGGCGTGTTTCTCGTTATTGCTTTCATCTTGATGACAACAGCCTTGGTGGTATTGAGTCTGCTCCGCAAAGAGAGTCTTGAAGCGGCGCTCAAGGAGAGCGATACCAAGCTTCGCTATATGGTTCAGTCGGTTCGGGACGCCATTCTGACCGTCGATCCGTCAAAAAGAGTAATTCTGTTCAATGCTGCGGCCGAGAAAATGTTTGGCCTCGAGGCAAACGAAGTGCTTGGCAAGCAGATTGATGAGGTTCTGTTCCAATGTCAGCCAAGACCTCTGGTGCTGAATTTCATGCACTACCTGAACGAGGGGTGGCAATCTTCGTCCGGCCTCGCCCTGCTTGGTATCATTTCCCTTGCACGCGGAGATACCGAGTTTCCGGTTGAACTTAGTTTGTCGAGCACGATGTTTCGGGGCGATATGCTGATCACTGCAGTCTTCCGGGATCTTTCGGAGCGGCAGCGGGCGGAACACGAGTTGATAGAAACCAACCGGAAACTCCAGGAGCTCTCTGCGGCACAGCAAAACGTTCGGGAAGAGGAGCGCTTGCGGATATCCCGCGAGTTGCACGATGAATTGGGGCAGTCGCTCACCGGAATAAAAATGGAGATTTCGTGGCTTGGAGGCCGCCTCCAGCCAAATCACCCGGAACTGGAGAAGAAGGTTGGATCAATCAAGAAATTGATTGATGGAAGCATCTCGGCCGTTCGCAGAATATCTTCGGAGCTTCGCCCTCTGGTGCTCGATGATCTCGGGTTTTCAGCAGCAGCGAACTGGTATGTTGCCCAATTCTCCGAGCATTCCGCCATTATGGTTTCGTTATCGCTCCCCGAGCATGATCCCGAGAATGGCGGCATCATTGCCACAGCGCTGTTTCGAATTATGCAGGAGTCATTAACCAACATCGCTCGGCATGCCAATGCAAAGCATGTTGAGATTCGACTCAGCTTGTCTGAGGGGTATTGGCTGCTTTCAATCAAGGATGAGGGTGTCGGATTTGTCGAAAGCGCAGGCAAACCCACTGGCATCGGATTGATCGGCATGAAGGAGCGTGTCCAGATTCTTGGTGGCGCCTTCCACCTGACGAGCGCTTCTGGCGAGGGCACGTTGATCGAAGTTCGAATTCCGGAAGCTCAGCCGCAGTGAGGAAATAATGCATAAAACCCAGGTGTTGCTAGCGGACGACCACGCCATTATTCGCGATGGTCTGAAGCAGATTTTGTCAGATACCG
The nucleotide sequence above comes from Betaproteobacteria bacterium. Encoded proteins:
- a CDS encoding type IV pili methyl-accepting chemotaxis transducer N-terminal domain-containing protein, with protein sequence MLMFCLVLTGNQAWAQINDINAAINKAGRQRMLSQRMAKSYFQIGQKIDVDRSKKVLDSSVAAFDRQLGELKAYAPSPEIKDAYQALEKSWLAYKGLLVGPISPENGRKVLLMSDEVLGLAQQGTVLLEKKSGTSAGHLVNLSGRQRMLSQRMAKYYQAAAWGIATERDTGNLDRARKDFVDAQAELSAARVNTQQITEGLALVNQQWMFFDNALGQKSGVDMRPQQVVATTSERMLEEMELVVDLYEKLPR
- a CDS encoding PAS domain S-box protein; amino-acid sequence: MRGLMPTFSIVRRSQSIKAVVLLSCVMILAVLLGSAFLLFDLHNRELTHAKGEIASLSRILSEQTTRAFDGVSLSMRGARERLSDDFGRHLELDSAPVRLLLQSRVGGLPQAKSMFLVDRDGMVVNSSRKDFSSPFSVAQRTFFSHFAQNSDDELFISRPEQAHIDNQWTFYLGIRLLDPSGKFRGVLVAAINVDYFESLYESINLDFVSRILLLNRDGILMAGQHHGHSGLGESFIDPVELEQIRAEARSEFVMSTPGDGDGRWLVAYHLVSDYPLMVSPAVNEEDALIPWRRVALPIAVGVFLVIAFILMTTALVVLSLLRKESLEAALKESDTKLRYMVQSVRDAILTVDPSKRVILFNAAAEKMFGLEANEVLGKQIDEVLFQCQPRPLVLNFMHYLNEGWQSSSGLALLGIISLARGDTEFPVELSLSSTMFRGDMLITAVFRDLSERQRAEHELIETNRKLQELSAAQQNVREEERLRISRELHDELGQSLTGIKMEISWLGGRLQPNHPELEKKVGSIKKLIDGSISAVRRISSELRPLVLDDLGFSAAANWYVAQFSEHSAIMVSLSLPEHDPENGGIIATALFRIMQESLTNIARHANAKHVEIRLSLSEGYWLLSIKDEGVGFVESAGKPTGIGLIGMKERVQILGGAFHLTSASGEGTLIEVRIPEAQPQ
- a CDS encoding PA0069 family radical SAM protein — its product is MTMEDFDSSPSREIPPRPVKGRGAIGNVDHRFSSDSRHAEDDGWTPEQASLQQTTLQTDTAKSIISHNDSPDLPFEQSLNPYRGCEHGCIYCYARPAHAYLGLSPGLDFETRIFAKPETARLLRDELARPGYRCSTIALGSATDAYQPFERKERLSRAVLEVLLETRHPVSVITKSSLIVRDLDLWSELARQNLAHVAFSLTTLNGTLARQLEPRASAPQARLDAMSKLAAAGIPVSIFVAPLIPGINDHELEKLLTAGREHGASSASYTLLRLPHEVAGLFRDWLAWHAPEKAARVMSILYDLRGQRANDPNFGSRMTGLGHFAKLIQQRFALACRRLELALEGPSLDCTLFSAPEIPANDRQLSLF
- a CDS encoding cytochrome c4 encodes the protein MRVFLAVLGFLMMNASAQGQASLPERLKAMQGDPVALKTAVEAGKKASFFCANCHGEDGISKTPDVPNLAGQNPAYLLEQMRKFAVGERKDPFMQGLIKVLKDDERLQIALYYANNPVAPSHADAGLAARGKLLFDKLCMRCHGQQAHGGELYPRIAGQKLPYLQASITRYRDRTGVRNNQLMSIATATLKNEEIVAIANYLTQLP
- the aroG gene encoding 3-deoxy-7-phosphoheptulonate synthase AroG — protein: MGKPNTDDLRIKEIKELVPPAHVFREYPVSTRAAQTTFAARQAIHRVLHGADDRLLVVIGPCSIHDYDLAMDYARKLAKEAEKHAEDLIVVMRVYFEKPRTTVGWKGLINDPRMDNTFRINEGLRLARRLLLDINELDLPCATEFLDTITPQYTADLIAWGAIGARTTESQVHRELASGLSCPVGFKNGTDGNMRIAVDAIRSANSPHHFLSVTKSGHTAIVSTVGNEDCHVILRGGKEPNYDAASVEAASAEIAKSGLAARLMVDFSHGNSRKQFKLQMEVSENVAAQLAGGEDRIVGVMVESHLVEGRQDISPDKPLTYGQSVTDACIGWDDSLTVLEQLAAAVRARRVAEAAQ